Proteins encoded in a region of the Zonotrichia albicollis isolate bZonAlb1 chromosome 22, bZonAlb1.hap1, whole genome shotgun sequence genome:
- the SRRM3 gene encoding serine/arginine repetitive matrix protein 3, which yields MALYNNGADVPSPQEASNGFPQPGASGTWHKGEEEVRLVEPSMVKKAHREILDHERKRRVELKCMELQEMMEEQGYSEEEIRQKVGTFRQMLMEKEGVLTREDQHGRQIVIENHHGADGEEYEVEYPAYGEGCLLQCDCSAECYREDSGHREYRLKRRSSSSTSPPPKKKKKKKSGHRRSRKKRKPGSERSCDSSSPIRKEKKKKTGKKHRRDRSESGSRKKRRHRSRSPKNKRKDKNKERKRSRSESPAWRSHRRSSCSSHSASLSSDDSGSKSPGRVSPKRRQDGPKGSSARSSRSPSSPSPQRSASPHQNGHKGSAQNGRHSHGAPLPEPSDRPASASPSPRAHGRTEPPSPRSRGGRHGARSPRSPSPERAKHGHRHRSRSASPPPRHRGQSKGRPPGPREAPPPPLSPAGSSSDSEGSAGSHPYHPPAGPDRNHGAHGKKVKERHHRGRPNSSSESSAKHSRHASERRKSPSPSPGQRSSSWSSSGSLSKSRSRSREKRAARSRSRSPSPKKPASREKDNEPRTRHGDPDPARPRRRSRSYSPIRKRRRDSPSFMEPRRITSARKRPIPYYRPSPSSSSSLSTYSYSRSRSRSYDSYSSSRSRSRTRSPPSRSRSPSRSPSYNSRSSSESAGF from the exons ATGGCTCTCTACAACAATGGGGCTGACGTGCCCTCGCCCCAGGAGGCCTCCAATGGCTTCCCCCAGCCCGGAGCCTCAGGAACGTGGCACAAGGGCGAGGAGGAGGTGAGGCTGGTGGAGCCCAGCATGGTGAAGAAGGCTCACCGGGAAATCCTGGACCACGAGCGCAAGCGGCGCGTGGAGCTGAAGTgcatggagctgcaggagatgaTGGAGGAGCAGGG GTACTCTGAAGAGGAGATCCGGCAGAAAGTGGGGACCTTTCGGCAAATGCTGATGGAGAAGGAGGGAGTGCTCACCAGGGAGGACCAGCACGGGCGCCAAAT AGTGATAGAGAACCACCACGGGGCAGACGGGGAGGAGTACGAGGTGGAGTACCCTGCCTATGGAgagggctgcctgctgcagtgtgaCTGCTCGGCCGAGTGCTACCGCGAGGACAGCGGCCACCGCGAGTACAG GTTGAAAAGACGCTCAAGCAGCTCCACCTCTCCTCCacccaagaagaaaaagaagaagaaatcagGCCACCGCCGGAGCCG CAAAAAGAGGAAACCCGGCTCAGAGCGCAG CTGTGACAGCTCTTCACCCATCcgcaaggaaaagaaaaagaagactgGAAAGAAACACAGACGTGACAG GTCTGAGTCGGGGTCACGAAAAAAGAGAAGACACAG GTCCCGAAGCCCCAAGAACAAACGGaaagataaaaacaaagagCGCAAGAG GTCCCGCAGCGAGTCCCCGGCCTGGCGCTCGCACCGccgcagctcctgcagctcccacagcgCCTCGCTCTCCTCCGACGACAGCGGCTCTAAATCCCCGGGCAG GGTGAGCCCCAAGCGCCGGCAGGATGGCCCCAAGGGCAGCAGCGCCCGCTCCAGCCGCAGCCCGTCCTCGCCCTCGCCCCAGCGCTCGGCCTCGCCGCACCAGAACGGGCACAAGGGCAGCGCCCAGAACGGCCGCCACAGCCACGGCGCCCCGCTCCCGGAGCCCTCGGAT AGGCCGGCCTCGGCGTCCCCCTCTCCGCGGGCTCACGGCAGGACGGAGCCGCCGTCCCCCCGCAGCCGGGGCGGCCGACACGGCGCCCGCAGCCCCCGCTCGCCCTCGCCGGAGCGGGCCAAGCACGGGCACCGGCATCGCTCCCGCAGTGCCTCGCCGCCGCCCCGACACCGCGGCCAGAGCAAGGGGCGGCCCCCGGGCCCCCGggaggcgccgccgccgccgctcagCCCCGCCGGCTCCAGCAGCGACTCGGAGGGCTCGGCCGGCTCCCACCCGTACCACCCGCCCGCCGGCCCCGACAGGAACCACGGAGCGCACGGCAAGAA GGTGAAGGAGCGGCACCACCGGGGCCGGCCCAACAGCAGCTCGGAGTCGTCAGCCAAGCACTCGCGGCACGCCTCGGAGCGGAGGAAGAGCCCGTCCCCCAGCCCGGGCCAgcgcagcagctcctggagctccagcGGCTCCCTGTCCAAgtcccgctcccgctcccgggAGAAGAGAGCAGCGCGCAGCCGCTCCCGCTCGCCCTCGCCCAAAAAGCCAGCCAGCAG AGAGAAGGACAACGAGCCCCGAACACGTCACGGTGACCCCGATCCCGCCCGCCCCCGGCGCCGCTCCAGGAGCTACTCCCCCATCAGGAAGAGGAGACGCGACTCGCCCAGCTTCATGGAGCCCAGGAGGATCACCAG CGCCCGCAAGCGTCCCATCCCCTACTACCGGCCCAGCCCCTCGTCCTCCAGCTCGCTGAGCACCTACTCGTACAGCCGGAGCCGCAGCCGCAGCTACGACAGCTACAGCTCCAGCCGCAGCCGCAGCCGGACTCGCAGCCCCCccagccgctcccgcagccccagccGCAGCCCCAGCTACAACAGCCGCAGCAGCTCGGAGAGCGCCGGCTTCTGA
- the LOC102061249 gene encoding heat shock protein beta-1, with the protein MAERRVPFTFLRSPSWDPFRDWYHGSRLFDQSFGMPHIPEDWYKWPSGSAWPGYFRLLPRESALMPAPGSPFGQALSRQLSSGISEIRQTADSWKVTLDVNHFAPEELVVKTKDNIVEITGKHEEKQDEHGFISRCFTRKYTLPPGVEATAVRSSLSPDGMLTVEAPLPKPAIQSAEITIPVTVESQAKEPAKK; encoded by the exons ATGGCCGAGCGCCGCGTCCCCTTCACCTTCCTGCGCAGCCCCAGCTGGGACCCCTTCCGCGACTG GTACCATGGCAGCCGCCTGTTCGACCAGTCCTTCGGGATGCCGCACATCCCCGAGGATTGGTACAAGTGGCCGAGCGGCAGCGCCTGGCCCGGCTATttccgcctgctgccccgggagAGCGCCCTGATGCCGGCGCCGGGCTCGCCCTTCGGGCAGGCGCTGAGCCGGCAGCTGAGCAGCGGCATCTCCGAGATCCGCCAGACCGCCGACAGCTGGAAGGTCACCCTGGACGTCAACCACTTCGCCCCCGAGGAGCTGGTGGTGAAAACCAAGGATAACATCGTGGAGATCACCG GCAAACACGAGGAGAAGCAGGACGAGCACGGCTTCATCTCCAGGTGCTTCACCCGAAAATACAC CCTTCCCCCGGGTGTGGAAGCCACGGCCGTGCGGTCCTCGCTGTCTCCCGATGGAATGCTGACGGTGGAGGCTCCGCTGCCCAAACCCGCCATCCAGTCTGCCGAAATCACCATCCCCGTCACCGTGGAGAGCCAGGCCAAGGAGCCGGCCAAGAAGTAG